From one Streptomyces sp. R41 genomic stretch:
- a CDS encoding radical SAM protein codes for MGQHGGAVNTVTQPEHPPALTRQRFRSALISTAGHCKIACGFCFRADRAHGFLDIPTYTRALSRLKENGVEESCLTGGEPVHHPELRQLVRLSHQFGIPVSIVTSARDPDDVDQLVDVARLLANVTVSADSAGAMELGRTSRSVASAIATLEQVPTAERVLHLTYWKLTAQECHDIYECVDKSGVQIQLSPVALDDMARQRAGSTFYGYLAQQREDADLLGRYFQLTPRFQEHLTALRAMHLYPEQRPFCASAVLYVSASGEIRRCPYGKTGVSVRAPRAEIGRFLHAEPQDRTTPECAAICRADDTP; via the coding sequence ATGGGACAGCACGGGGGTGCAGTGAACACCGTCACCCAGCCCGAGCACCCGCCCGCGCTAACCCGGCAGCGGTTCCGCTCCGCACTCATCAGCACCGCCGGCCACTGCAAGATCGCCTGCGGATTCTGCTTCCGAGCCGACCGGGCCCACGGCTTCCTCGACATCCCCACCTACACCCGGGCACTGTCCCGGCTGAAGGAGAACGGCGTCGAAGAGAGCTGCCTGACCGGCGGCGAACCCGTGCACCACCCCGAACTCCGCCAGCTCGTACGACTCTCCCACCAGTTCGGGATTCCCGTGTCGATCGTCACTTCGGCCCGAGACCCGGACGACGTCGACCAGTTGGTCGACGTTGCGAGACTGCTCGCGAATGTCACCGTGTCCGCCGACTCGGCCGGTGCCATGGAACTCGGGCGCACCAGCCGTTCCGTGGCGTCGGCGATCGCGACACTCGAACAGGTCCCCACGGCAGAGAGAGTTCTCCACCTCACGTACTGGAAGCTCACAGCCCAGGAGTGCCACGACATCTACGAGTGCGTCGATAAGTCAGGAGTTCAGATCCAGCTCAGTCCCGTGGCACTCGACGACATGGCACGCCAGCGTGCCGGCTCCACCTTCTACGGCTACCTTGCCCAGCAGAGGGAGGACGCTGACCTTCTCGGCCGCTACTTCCAGCTCACCCCGCGGTTCCAGGAGCACCTCACCGCGCTGCGAGCCATGCACCTGTACCCCGAGCAACGGCCCTTCTGTGCGTCTGCGGTCCTGTACGTGTCCGCCAGCGGCGAGATCCGCCGCTGCCCCTACGGCAAGACCGGGGTGAGCGTCCGCGCGCCTCGCGCAGAGATCGGTCGCTTTCTCCACGCCGAACCGCAGGACCGGACCACCCCAGAGTGCGCGGCCATCTGCCGCGCCGACGACACCCCGTGA
- the aspS gene encoding aspartate--tRNA(Asn) ligase, with protein MIHTTSRVLVSGLREHVGQTVSVSGWVNTLRLQRKMQFVVVRDHTGMVQVTHKRGGEGDEVETALEGLTPESAVRITGRVVDNPIVKLGGLEIIPESVEVLNRAETPLPIDEQTGLEHRLDWRFLDVRRRPQAQLLFAVQTTLEQGMREYAYRQGCTEMHTPKLMGTASESGAEVFKLGYFDRSAYLAQSPQFFKQMAISAGVDKVFEIGPVFRAEPSFTSRHATEFTGVDVELAWIDGVEDVTAFEEQMLAHAIAKVADAHGEAIQEVFGVEVTVPTTPFPRITMAETQEILRAKGWDPAGVKEDLDPEGERGIASYVKEQTGHEWVFVTHYPTSIRPFYHMRPADDPGVTLSFDLLWRGLEVTTGAQREHRYDVLLKQAAEKGMSTEPMQDYLNAFRYGCPPHGGLGMGLGRVLMVLLGLDSIREATFLFRGPNRLTP; from the coding sequence ATGATCCACACGACTAGCCGTGTACTGGTGTCTGGCCTGCGAGAACATGTCGGGCAGACCGTTTCTGTGTCGGGCTGGGTGAACACGCTCCGCCTGCAGCGCAAGATGCAGTTCGTCGTCGTACGCGACCACACCGGCATGGTGCAGGTCACTCACAAACGCGGCGGCGAAGGCGACGAGGTTGAGACCGCGCTGGAGGGGCTGACGCCCGAGTCCGCGGTCCGGATCACCGGTCGCGTGGTCGACAACCCGATCGTGAAGCTCGGTGGCCTGGAGATCATCCCGGAATCGGTCGAGGTACTGAACCGGGCGGAGACTCCACTACCCATCGACGAGCAGACCGGACTCGAACACCGCCTGGACTGGCGGTTCCTCGACGTGCGGCGGCGGCCCCAGGCGCAGCTGCTGTTCGCTGTGCAGACCACACTCGAGCAAGGGATGCGCGAGTACGCGTACAGGCAGGGCTGCACCGAGATGCACACCCCGAAGTTGATGGGCACCGCCTCGGAGTCCGGCGCTGAGGTGTTCAAGCTCGGCTACTTCGACCGCTCCGCCTACCTGGCTCAGTCGCCGCAGTTCTTCAAGCAGATGGCGATCTCGGCGGGTGTCGACAAGGTCTTCGAGATCGGGCCCGTCTTCCGCGCTGAGCCGTCCTTCACCTCCCGGCACGCCACCGAATTCACGGGTGTGGACGTGGAGTTGGCGTGGATCGACGGAGTCGAGGACGTGACGGCGTTCGAGGAGCAGATGCTCGCACATGCCATCGCCAAGGTCGCAGACGCACACGGTGAGGCGATCCAGGAGGTGTTCGGTGTCGAAGTGACGGTACCGACGACGCCGTTCCCGCGGATCACGATGGCCGAGACGCAGGAGATCCTGCGGGCCAAGGGCTGGGACCCGGCGGGCGTGAAGGAGGACCTGGACCCAGAGGGCGAGCGTGGGATCGCCTCGTACGTCAAAGAACAGACCGGGCATGAGTGGGTGTTCGTCACCCACTATCCGACGAGCATCCGGCCCTTCTACCACATGCGGCCGGCGGACGACCCGGGGGTGACGCTCAGCTTCGACCTGTTGTGGAGGGGGCTGGAGGTCACCACCGGTGCGCAGCGTGAGCACCGCTACGACGTGCTCTTGAAGCAGGCTGCGGAGAAGGGGATGAGCACCGAGCCGATGCAGGACTACCTGAACGCCTTCCGGTACGGATGCCCACCGCACGGCGGTCTGGGCATGGGGCTCGGGCGGGTCCTGATGGTGCTGCTCGGCCTCGACTCGATTCGGGAGGCCACCTTCCTGTTCCGTGGCCCGAACCGGCTCACCCCGTAG
- a CDS encoding radical SAM protein, giving the protein MVTSQLLWGKYIQYVRDGEGALLDPVTLDSVYLDRGEVTDLSAVPPTATHKALAELGFTPDSPRADQREALRDRLHQLGLDPVPVRISGLRVVLTDACNMKCSYCFVDTNTGKPDMTEQEIADGLTYLFETNAGRDEVAIQWFGGEPTTRFDLMQYGDALADSLAAQYDVKRVRRTVVTNGARITDAMIDHFARYEYGVGISIDGPPAINSENRRLLGGQAADDRIRRNVRRLLDAGGIHVGCNLTPTPANIGRLAETVTWIIDDLGLKFIYANTPIPTSGRWTVKGRELAKELYQARLVALGRGGMMFSVLDRAFQALDRRRPMLFDHIQSDRTLNVALLPGNRVSLCDINFTAPTFLHTLDELRADPNLLGGIAKNVAPIPECGQCPALAICGGPSRNEQLLVRGDRPDPQMCDFYTSTVEIAVWDSTGVQ; this is encoded by the coding sequence GTGGTCACCTCACAGCTCCTGTGGGGGAAGTACATCCAGTACGTCCGGGACGGCGAGGGCGCCCTCCTCGACCCGGTCACGCTGGACAGTGTGTACCTCGACCGCGGGGAGGTCACTGACCTCTCCGCGGTTCCCCCGACCGCGACCCACAAAGCTCTCGCCGAGCTCGGCTTCACGCCTGACAGCCCCCGCGCCGATCAGCGTGAAGCACTCCGTGACCGACTCCACCAACTCGGCCTGGATCCCGTCCCCGTACGGATCAGCGGCCTTCGCGTCGTCCTCACCGACGCCTGCAACATGAAGTGCAGCTACTGCTTCGTCGACACCAATACCGGCAAGCCGGACATGACCGAGCAGGAAATCGCCGACGGCCTGACCTACCTCTTCGAGACGAACGCCGGTCGCGACGAGGTGGCCATCCAGTGGTTCGGCGGCGAACCGACGACCCGGTTCGACCTGATGCAGTACGGAGACGCCCTCGCGGACTCCCTCGCCGCGCAGTACGACGTCAAGCGGGTCCGCCGAACGGTCGTCACCAACGGGGCCCGCATCACCGACGCCATGATCGACCACTTCGCCCGCTACGAGTACGGCGTCGGAATCTCCATCGACGGACCGCCCGCCATCAACTCCGAGAACCGCCGGCTCCTGGGCGGGCAGGCGGCCGACGACCGGATCCGGCGCAACGTCCGCAGGCTCCTCGACGCAGGCGGCATCCACGTGGGATGCAACCTCACCCCCACACCCGCGAACATCGGCCGCCTGGCCGAAACCGTCACCTGGATCATCGACGACCTCGGGTTGAAGTTCATCTACGCCAACACCCCGATACCCACCAGCGGACGCTGGACGGTCAAGGGCAGGGAGCTGGCCAAGGAGCTGTACCAAGCACGCCTCGTCGCCCTCGGGCGCGGCGGGATGATGTTCTCCGTCCTCGACCGGGCATTCCAGGCCCTCGACCGGCGCCGCCCCATGCTCTTCGACCACATCCAGAGCGACCGGACCCTGAACGTCGCCCTGTTACCCGGCAACCGGGTCAGCCTCTGCGACATCAACTTCACCGCACCCACCTTCCTTCACACACTCGACGAGTTGCGAGCGGACCCGAACCTGCTGGGCGGCATCGCCAAGAACGTCGCCCCCATCCCCGAATGCGGCCAGTGCCCGGCCCTCGCGATCTGCGGGGGGCCCTCACGCAACGAACAACTCCTCGTCCGCGGGGACCGGCCGGACCCGCAGATGTGCGACTTCTACACGAGCACCGTGGAGATCGCCGTATGGGACAGCACGGGGGTGCAGTGA